In the genome of Bacteroidota bacterium, one region contains:
- the mqnC gene encoding dehypoxanthine futalosine cyclase, which produces MKIDNLLDKALNNNFLSKEEGLFLYETATTPELMYVANELRKKEIPGNKVTWLIDRNVNITNVCKVGCKFCNFHRKPKQEDSYITSTDEYKQKIEELKKLGGNQFLLQGGIHPKLGIKFYSDLFRELKAIYPELKLHALGPPEIVHISKMEKMSYEDVLNQLTEAGLDSLPGAGAEILIDRVRNIVSPAKCNSNEWLNVMRVAHKLKLTTSATMMFGHIETKAERIEHLIKIREVQSEKPSDSIGFIAFIPWPFQDENTKLWLKENVSNSVTADEYIRTIAISRILLRNVQNIQASWLTVGKEVGQICLHAGANDFGSIMIEENVVSSAGASHEFDAKGMQQAISEAGFVPQLRNQNYESLI; this is translated from the coding sequence ATGAAAATAGATAATTTATTAGATAAAGCTCTAAATAATAATTTTTTAAGTAAAGAAGAAGGATTATTCTTATACGAAACTGCAACAACACCGGAATTGATGTATGTTGCCAATGAACTTCGAAAAAAAGAAATTCCAGGAAATAAAGTAACATGGCTTATTGACAGGAATGTAAATATTACAAATGTTTGTAAGGTTGGCTGTAAATTTTGCAATTTTCACAGAAAACCAAAACAGGAAGATTCGTACATCACTAGCACCGATGAATATAAGCAAAAAATTGAAGAGCTTAAAAAGCTTGGAGGGAATCAATTTCTTTTGCAAGGTGGAATTCATCCAAAATTGGGAATTAAATTTTATTCAGACTTGTTCAGAGAATTAAAAGCTATATATCCTGAATTGAAACTTCACGCTTTAGGTCCACCGGAAATTGTTCATATTTCGAAAATGGAGAAAATGTCTTACGAAGACGTTTTAAATCAGCTTACTGAGGCCGGACTTGATAGTCTTCCGGGAGCTGGTGCTGAAATTCTAATCGATAGAGTACGCAATATTGTTTCGCCGGCAAAATGCAATTCCAATGAATGGCTGAACGTAATGCGTGTGGCTCATAAATTGAAATTGACAACATCCGCAACCATGATGTTCGGTCATATCGAAACAAAAGCCGAACGTATTGAACATTTAATAAAAATCAGAGAAGTGCAATCCGAAAAACCATCGGATTCGATAGGATTCATTGCTTTTATTCCATGGCCTTTTCAAGATGAAAACACAAAACTTTGGTTGAAAGAAAATGTTAGTAATTCGGTAACAGCCGATGAGTATATAAGGACAATTGCAATTAGTAGAATTCTTTTGCGAAATGTTCAAAATATTCAGGCTTCGTGGCTAACCGTTGGTAAAGAAGTTGGGCAAATTTGTTTGCATGCCGGAGCCAACGATTTTGGTTCAATTATGATTGAAGAAAATGTAGTTTCATCGGCAGGTGCTTCTCACGAGTTCGATGCAAAAGGTATGCAACAAGCTATTTCAGAAGCCGGTTTTGTTCCACAATTGAGAAATCAGAATTATGAAAGTTTGATTTGA